The Primulina eburnea isolate SZY01 chromosome 12, ASM2296580v1, whole genome shotgun sequence genome includes the window AAACCACTTACAAAAACTGAGGAACATTATCCAATGAAGAGTTTTTCTTCTTccacttttctttttctttgatgGATAAAAACAATTCGATTGAATATTCAGTTTAGTGTTTTGGACAACCAAATGCCTGATAAATCATCACCGTTCTCCATCACTCTCAACTTTCTTTCCTGGCATTATGTGTTCATGCCTAATTAAACTTTACAAGAAATTATGGTTTGCATTATGGTTCACAGAAATCTCGGTGCTACTTCAGAATGGGTCGGAGATATAGTAATTGCTATTTTTATTGTGTGTTTGACCATGGTATATCTACTATCTTACATCCACATATCAGGTGATTGTAGTACTGGTACCTTTTTTAGCTTGCTGCTGCAGTGATTTTAATCGTGACATTTATGTTACTGATTTTACGGTGACGAGAACGATTGAAATTTTACATGATGAGCTCGTAATGACTTTTTAACTAGGCCCATTGCCTCTTTTTTTCTGTCTAGGAGCAAAAGTTCCTCTCATCTTCACGACGTGCATTCTCCTTGCTATCTCTCTTGTTGCTGCGTGGGGGGGCCTTGTTCTTCCATTTACCCATAGAGCAGTAAACGTGAGCAACTGATTGTCCTTTAATATCAATGCGGTCCAAAGAATTGGCTAAAAATTCGATGCACAATCAACAGTACAAGAGTTCTTTTGGTTTCCAGGTTGTGCATGTCGTGGATGCAACACAAAGAAAGAGTGGAAAGCCGGACTCGTTTGTCTCTATATTTTCTGTAATTCCTGGAAACTTGAATAAGGAGGCTGATTATATTGGGGAAGGTGCTGTTTGTGATAGGGATAGTCATAGACGTTTAGAGTTTGTTACCTTCTCTGTCAACTATAGCTGTTGGATGAATAATAGCGCTGAAACCGGATGGGTCGAGTCTGATATTCCTAGAATCCATGTGGACAAAGATACGAAAGGTGAGAGCAGAACAACACGTCTCAATCGACAATGGAAGTTCTACTCGATGGGCCTTTGGAATcaataccaaagaaattgaaGATATCCAGTTGAAAGGTATGTTTCAGGATCGATACTGAGTCTCGTTCTGCATTTGTCCAAATAACTTTCTTtactatttaattttaatttaatagaaAATAGAGTATCATTTCATATTCCTTGACTATAACATCTACATCTCCATTCAACAGATGCTGAAAGTGCCGAGGATTTGATCTCACACCCGGCGAAAAGTGCGGTGCAAACGGATGGCATGTCATTCCATTTTCAGGTGGGAAAAAAGGAGCCAACCAAGTTCAACCTCACACTTTTCTGGACTACCAACCATACGCTTTCGACTCCCTCGGATGGTGAAAATGATCCCCTCCTGAAACTTAGAACAGACTTAATCAGATTAACCCcaccaataaaaaaatattcttcAGAAGCTTCCTTGATGGTGTTCCCAATTTGGAAAGTCTACTTCTCCATATACATTAGCTTTCTTGAGTAGTCTACCAGTTTCTTTATAAGTAAATTGATAATTCATTGTGAAATCTTTATTCTAATTTATTTCTTAAAAGGGTTTGGAAAGATCTTTTAAAATATCTGTAGTTGGAGATGCCATGAGTCCATGACGATTGTGGTCGGTATCATTGCAATGGTTTCTTGATCTTGTAATAGTCGTGGGTGGGTTGGCCTATTTTTCTGACACGTTATGTTGAAGGAAAACTCTTATTTACAAGTATGTTTATCttgtttttaacaataaaagtgAAAGCTGAGATTTTATTTTAAGACAGGCAAGTTTGTCAAGAAAAATTTACATGGGACCATCTTCTTAAAATTTGTCGTAATCCCTTTTGAATCATCAAAATCAGTTGGTACCATTttcttgatttgaattaaacTGATTCAAAATAGAAGCAAAATTTGAGATTAagatatgtaaaatattttggaTTATGCATATAGAAGTCTGACTGAagaataggtctcttgtgagacgatctcacgaatttttatctgtaagacgggtcaaccctattgatatttacaataaaaagtaatactcttagcatacaaaatacgacccgtgagaccgtcacacacaaatttttgaCCTGACCAAATCCTTTGTGATTTATGCAAAGTATAAACTAGATCGAGATTGTGCTATTttgaattaaatatatttaggCCCCTCGTATGGTTGTAAGACTTTAAAATGGGGAAAAAAAATAGAGGGCATTGCATCGAAGAAAGAAAAATATGCAGAGAGAACTAAAAAAACAACTCATACTCGTAACGAATGAAGAATCCCTACAACAAATATCAACTGCAAAAAAATACCCGTATATAAGGAACGAGGTTGACCCGACTCGACTCGACCCGACCAGGAAAGCTAAAACTTAAACTGGGCCTAAAACATGAGTAAGTTTCAGTTTTAGTCCTAGTATTCCTTGAACTAACTACGTACCTAGACTCTTTTCTACTAGTACTAAATAATGGTCAAATTTGGTTCCTATTACTCCCCATTACATAGCTGTACAAAGAACTAAACAAGTAGATACCCAAAAAGCTTCATGAAAGGCGCATCAAGAACAACCGACCCACAATTTGCAGGGAGCGAATTCGACATGTTCGTTCTACTCGGGTTTGACAGAGACCGGAGCAGACGTGACTCCATTTATTGGATCAGCTTTGTTTCTCATCTCGACAACTTTTTTGTGAGAGTTCGAGTGAAGAGACGGGACAAAGGTTGGACTAGCAGCTGGACGGTACTCAGGGAACAACCGGCCCGACTTGTGGCGAACACCACATGCATTGCACAGTGTTTTTGGGCCCATGGGCCCAGTTCTCCATTGAGGAGTCTTGGTTATCTCGCAATGCAAGCACTTTCTGATTGATTGGGGAGGCGGGTTTGGGGGAGTTTCCATCAGATTCGCAGGCATGGTGAATTTGATTTTCTTGGTTTTCTTCACTGGCAGCGACTCAGCAAAGCTTTCGGGTTCGGAAGAGAATCCTGGTGGAGGGACAAAGGATtgaatcacagcccttggattGAAGGACTTGGGTCGAGGGCGCTTGGTTCTTGCACGTTGTGTGCCCTGGTGATTAGGGCAGAGAGGCAAAGTCTTCCCACGCGAGCTAgaactgctgctgctgctgctgctctCTAAAACTGAAACTGGACTTGAGGATTGGTATCGGTTGTATGACATCTCCTTGTTGATGCTTGGGTTTTCTTTTCCAACAGTCATCCCTCCACCGGAAAATGAATCCTCGACGAATGTTGACATCCATTCAAGCTGGACAATATCCTCGTACTGGAAGACATCaaaaaaccaagaaatattaGATCAAGACAAGATTCGGCTGCAACAAAATTGGCATAATTCGAATCTTTTTAAACAGAAGCACAAATCTTCGGTTAAATCCATGGTTACACCAATGGAAAACAATTTTCAACGACTACCCTGCACATAAAAAAACTCTTCGAGAAGGGAATAGTTGTGCAGGAAAGCGACTCAACATGGCGGGAGATGAAAGTTTTACACGAGTTGGCTGCTTCCCCAACATTTCGAAATTCAAGTGTAAATGTATAAAAATATTCCTAATATAGACAAATTTGCATTGATTTTCCAGTTATCTTGTGGATAGAGTGGACCACCTGATGGCTAATATCAACTGCAAAATTGAATTTCAAATGgaatgataattttttttaaaaaaaatatacaaaccAAACGCCAGCGGTAATCAATGACTATTCTAACAGAACGCGCATAGATAAGAACAAATACCTCAAAATTTTGAAACCAAACAATGAACAGAATTTCAAGATCCATTAAAACTCGATGATTACATAAACAAATGTACACTCACCGGCACAAAGAGCTCGGCAGAGAGATCAGATGCAGCGGTGGTGCCAAGGCGGCCAGGGAAAAGGGCATCATCCATCTCAGGAAAAGCGTCGTTCCACATGCTCGGAAAATCCTTGCATTCATCGGAACTAACTAAATTTCCACCACCACACTCATTCTCAGGAGGAAACTCGATCAAGTCATCAATTTGATCAAAGAAGTTCCCGCAGTCAATCTCATCCATGAAATTCGACTCCattcaaatatttctgaaaagcAAAACCAAGAATGTTGGTTAGAAGAAAAGGAACACAACTCAGGACACAGTTAAAAACAAGAATATGCGACGTTGAATGGATTTAGAGCCTGTTGATTACATGACActtcaaaaatttataaatttcatCACTAATTTTCCAAAACATCTAAATTTCGTCACAGATTATAACAGATCAAGCCTAAGTTGCTGGTGTGAAGTGGGCCACCAAGTGACTTTATTTGTTTGATGACAATGCATGCCAACCTAAAGCATGATTGCCAGATGCCAGCTTCAAGAACATCTACAAAAGCTAAAATACATCAGGAAAAACACCAAGATGATTTATCTTGCAAGATTTAACCACAGAAATacacataaataaatatatgggATCCATACATACTGCAATATTCTCTGGACATGGGGTCCCTAAAAAGCATTTTAGCACAAAAAGGCTAAATGTTTATGTAAAAGCAATTGCTGGATCTCGTTCATAATGGACTCAACACGTTTCAGATACTAAATATCAGGTGTGAACTACAGATTTTATGGAACAAGTAAAAGAGGGTCTCCAAGTAAAATGTTctaaaatgttaaattttgagttatcAGACCTCTTAACATAGCAAATTTAAAGTAATCCATGCACAGTGCTTCTGTAAGACAGCACCGACACAGAGTTTTTTAGGCCAAATTCCAAAATTAAGGCACAAACCTTGAAAGCTTGAAAACGTATAAAATCTTTGAAAACTAAAGTTCCCACTAGACTAATTCTTCTGCAGACtgcaagaaaaaagaaaagaaatggtaAGTTGcggttttaaaaaaatgtatgcaatggaaattcaagtaataattcggaaaaattcgaaattttcaagTCAGGTGAcaccgaaaaaaaaaaaaaagaggggaAAGAGAAAAATTTGGTTCATTTCAAAATTTGTAAAAATCAATCTTTTTTTGCTTATTTGCAAAGAAATCTAGCCCAAAGATCCAAACTTTCGCATTTATTTCAATAGAACAAACAAAATCCGATATATTTTTTTCCGAGTTTGGAGAAATCAAGAGGAAAGATCCACACTTCGCCATTTTTCAACCTTCTTTCACCGAAAAAGCCCAAATGGTTGAAAAATGGACCAAGTGTTCAAATTTTGTTCTTGAAGAGTATGCAAGAGACACCAACTTTTTACTGCAAAGAAATAGAAAGGCAGAGCAAATGCAGGGCCGAACCTGTGCTAATACCCCACAAAACTCCCGCCCAAAAGTCTCAGATCAATGGCCATGAAACAAGCAGAAATCTTTCTCAATGGAACAACTTCCACTCTGAAATAAACAGAAAGGACAAAGAAAAAAGAAACCAAATCCCTATCCTATTATTCCTCCATTCCCACACTACTATCACTAGTAGCTGAAAACAACAGTTATAGGGCTGTACGTATAGTGTATCTATATGTGAGGAGTCTCACGTAGGTTCAGAGAGAGAATGAGAGAAACATAGTTGAAACTTTGAAACTAAAAATGGGGGCTTTTATCGTTTGTGAGGAAGGAGGAGAgactaataaaaataaatggaaAAGAAAACTATGGTAGGTGAAGTTTCTTGCTCCATTGCAAGCTGTCTTTTACTCACAGCCCCTCACATTCCCTGTCGTGATGTTTAAGTCTCCTTCAATTCCCCCCACCCCCACCGCTCTAACTCTTAAAAACTCAcagaaaaaattaatatatcctTTTGGATTTCCATTTTTCACATTTTTTATTTCTCTCTTTGTCTTTTTTACAGTTCGAATACGCGTATAGACAACGTATGTGTACATGTGAGGAGGTAGACTTTGATTAGTATCCGCGTTTGAACTGTTTTTACAATAATATTCTCGTAAATGAATGTGAAATGTGGAAAAAGAAAATGGGTTGCGGACATTTCTTTATCCCCCAACCCCTTTTCCAACAATTTGTACATTCTAATTTTCAGTTGAGCAGACAATTATAGTACGA containing:
- the LOC140807212 gene encoding GATA transcription factor 8-like — protein: MESNFMDEIDCGNFFDQIDDLIEFPPENECGGGNLVSSDECKDFPSMWNDAFPEMDDALFPGRLGTTAASDLSAELFVPYEDIVQLEWMSTFVEDSFSGGGMTVGKENPSINKEMSYNRYQSSSPVSVLESSSSSSSSSSRGKTLPLCPNHQGTQRARTKRPRPKSFNPRAVIQSFVPPPGFSSEPESFAESLPVKKTKKIKFTMPANLMETPPNPPPQSIRKCLHCEITKTPQWRTGPMGPKTLCNACGVRHKSGRLFPEYRPAASPTFVPSLHSNSHKKVVEMRNKADPINGVTSAPVSVKPE